The Deltaproteobacteria bacterium DNA window ATTCCCCCGTCAGTCAACGTAGCGTCTGCTACGCCTCCTTCCAGGTGAATGGACTCCCGCCTCAATCTGAAACAATTTCAAAACCTTGACCTGAAAAAAGCCACACAACTGCTTTTCCCAGGCTTATTGGATTTTCTCAGCAAGACACCATTTGACGGCATACTGAATCAGTTCATGAGAATTTTTCAAATCGAGTTTGTTTTTAATATTGGCATAATGAGATTCAATGGTCTTCACACTCACAAAAAGTTTTTCCGCAA harbors:
- a CDS encoding response regulator transcription factor, whose amino-acid sequence is AEKLFVSVKTIESHYANIKNKLDLKNSHELIQYAVKWCLAEKIQ